From one Lotus japonicus ecotype B-129 chromosome 3, LjGifu_v1.2 genomic stretch:
- the LOC130743453 gene encoding translation initiation factor IF-1, chloroplastic — protein MFTSSSLFSFHTPTPTLHHHHNLIPLTTTTHSFRFLQPLNHPLSLSHSPAPFSAAAKPPTADKSSEQKWVHEGLITESLPNGMFRVRLDNEDLILGYVSGKIRKNFVRILPGDRVKVEVSRYDSSKGRIVYRLRNTGGGSS, from the coding sequence ATGTTCACCTCATCATCTCTCTTCTCATTCCACACTCCAACTCCAacccttcatcatcatcataatctcatTCCCTTAACCACCACCACACACTCCTTTCGCTTTCTTCAACCACTCAACcaccctctctccctctcccacTCGCCGGCGCCCTTCTCCGCCGCCGCCAAGCCACCCACCGCCGACAAGTCCAGCGAGCAGAAATGGGTCCACGAGGGTCTCATCACTGAGTCCCTCCCCAACGGCATGTTCCGTGTCCGCCTCGACAACGAGGACCTTATCCTCGGCTATGTCTCCGGCAAGATCCGGAAGAACTTCGTTCGGATCCTTCCCGGCGACAGGGTCAAAGTTGAGGTCAGTCGCTATGATTCTTCCAAAGGACGCATAGTTTACAGGCTCCGTAACACCGGTGGTGGCTCCTCTTAG
- the LOC130743454 gene encoding 3-deoxy-manno-octulosonate cytidylyltransferase, mitochondrial-like — protein MVMARSSPSLSLSSSSFDSSNNMTTWIIHGIVAGVTIATVVGAHAYLTRFNKFRSRVIGIIPARFASSRFQGKPLVQILGKPMIQRTWERAKLAATLDHVVVATDDERIADCCRQFGADVIMTAESCRNGAERCNEAVQKLGKKYDIVVNIQGDEPLIEPEIIDGIVKALQATPDAVFSTAVTSLKSEDANDPNRVKCVVDTRGYAIYFSRGLIPFNKSWKVNPQFPYLLHLGIQSYDAKFLKIYSDLQPTPLQLEEDLEQLKVLENGYKMKVIKVDHNAHGVDTPEDVEKIESLMRERNLS, from the exons ATGGTGATGGCTAGG TCTTCACCTTCATTATCTTTGTCTTCGTCCTCATTTGATTCTTCTAACAACATGACGACATGGATCATCCATGGTATCGTGGCTGGAGTCACAATCGCAACAGTTGTTGGTGCTCATGCTTATCTGACCCGATTCAACAAATTTCGGAGCCGAGTCATCGGCATCATACCCGCTAGGTTTGCTTCGTCTCGGTTCCAGGGCAAGCCCTTGGTTCAAATCCTTGGCAAGCCCATGATCCAG AGAACATGGGAAAGGGCAAAGCTGGCTGCTACATTGGATCATGTTG TTGTGGCAACTGATGATGAAAGGATTGCTGACTGCTGTCGACAATTTGGGGCTGATGTCATAATGACTGCAGAATCTTGCCGAAATG GTGCTGAGCGTTGCAATGAAGCCGTACAGAAGCTTGGGAAAAAGTATGATATTGTTGTGAACATTCAAGGTGATGAACCACTTATTGAACCTGAAATCATAGATGGTATTGTCAAAGCTTTGCAG GCAACTCCAGATGCAGTTTTCAGCACTGCAGTCACATCTTTAAAGTCTGAAGATGCGAATGATCCAAATAGAGTGAAATGCGTGGTCGATACTCGTGGTTATGCAATCTATTTTTCACGAGGATTAATCCCATTCAACAA GTCTTGGAAGGTCAATCCACAGTTCCCTTATTTGCTTCATCTTGGGATTCAG AGCTATGATGCAAAGTTTCTAAAGATATACTCAGATCTTCAACCTACCCCATTGCAACTCGAGGAGGACTTGGAGCAGCTTAAGGTCCTTGAGAACGGTTATAAGATGAAG GTAATAAAAGTTGACCACAATGCTCATGGTGTGGACACTCCTGAAGATGTTGAAAAGATAGAATCTCTAATGCGCGAGAGGAACCTGTCTTGA